The following coding sequences are from one Rattus rattus isolate New Zealand chromosome 11, Rrattus_CSIRO_v1, whole genome shotgun sequence window:
- the Mrpl36 gene encoding LOW QUALITY PROTEIN: 39S ribosomal protein L36, mitochondrial (The sequence of the model RefSeq protein was modified relative to this genomic sequence to represent the inferred CDS: substituted 3 bases at 3 genomic stop codons) has protein sequence MAALLIQNVVSSVMDPLLHLSHLLRKPRAFSSLLLGTLSSTXTKVYSLLGGCFLPHLXSWLGSKTEDVIRKRGRDCYTVKRGGRLFVHXKTNPEHEQRQTSPLPSSSVHGKSVGNSVGLRALLNPLSPTPSPSSFQSSQTRAAARERLLRFL, from the coding sequence ATGGCTGCCCTGCTTATACAGAATGTGGTGTCTTCAGTCATGGACCCACTCCTGCACCTGAGTCACCTCTTGAGGAAGCCCCGGGCCTTCTCCTCGTTGCTGCTGGGGACACTTTCAAGCACCTGAACAAAGGTGTACTCGCTTCTTGGTGGCTGCTTTCTGCCTCACCTGTAGTCCTGGCTGGGCTCCAAGACCGAGGACGTCATCCGGAAGCGCGGTAGAGATTGCTACACAGTGAAGAGGGGTGGGCGCTTGTTTGTCCACTGAAAGACCAACCCTGAGCATGAGCAGCGGCAAACGTCTCCCTTGCCTTCAAGCAGTGTCCATGGGAAATCCGTGGGAAATTCTGTGGGCCTCAGGGCTCTGTTGAACCCGCTTTCCCCCACACCGTCACCCAGTTCCTTCCAATCTAGTCAGACTAGAGCTGCAGCTAGAGAAAGATTGTTACGGTTCCTGTAG